One region of bacterium genomic DNA includes:
- the trmD gene encoding tRNA (guanosine(37)-N1)-methyltransferase TrmD has product MRFDIITIFPKIFDSYFSESILARAQAKNLIDINVHDLRNWASGAHRQVDDRPFGGGPGMVLKVEPIFKAVQEIKKSKITLRQAQGDKKKASRKIKKTRVILLSAKGKRFIQSDVKRLLKYDQLILICGRYEGVDERVAKYIADEELSIGDFVLTGGELPAMIVIDSISRHIPHVIGKQESLTEESFTLYNKDAKIKYIEYPHYTRPEIFEPMKKKKWATPKVLLSGNHKKIHEWRIKNAKLEDIARQ; this is encoded by the coding sequence ATGCGCTTTGATATTATCACAATTTTCCCGAAAATTTTCGATTCATATTTCAGTGAGAGTATTTTGGCGCGGGCGCAAGCAAAAAATCTGATCGATATCAATGTTCACGATTTGCGAAATTGGGCCAGTGGCGCGCACAGGCAAGTTGACGATAGGCCGTTCGGCGGCGGGCCGGGAATGGTGCTGAAAGTAGAACCGATTTTTAAAGCGGTGCAGGAAATAAAGAAATCAAAAATTACCCTTCGACAGGCTCAGGGTGACAAGAAAAAAGCGAGCAGAAAAATAAAAAAAACGCGAGTAATTTTATTATCTGCCAAAGGAAAAAGATTTATTCAAAGCGACGTGAAAAGACTATTGAAATATGATCAATTAATACTCATTTGCGGCCGGTATGAGGGCGTTGATGAGCGGGTAGCAAAGTATATCGCGGACGAAGAGCTTTCAATCGGGGATTTTGTCTTGACAGGCGGAGAGCTACCTGCTATGATTGTAATCGACAGTATTTCCCGGCACATTCCGCACGTAATTGGCAAGCAAGAATCCTTGACAGAGGAAAGCTTTACATTGTATAATAAAGATGCTAAGATTAAGTATATTGAATATCCGCATTATACGAGGCCGGAAATATTCGAGCCAATGAAGAAAAAGAAGTGGGCAACTCCAAAAGTATTATTAAGTGGTAATCACAAAAAAATACATGAGTGGAGAATTAAAAACGCAAAATTAGAAGACATTGCAAGGCAGTGA
- a CDS encoding Ni/Fe hydrogenase subunit alpha, whose product MKIVIDHIARIEGHAGFIGKIINGKIAEAKIETQEGARLFESLLIGRHYFDAPVITARICGVCPVIHMLTSIKAIENAFGIDPHPLTVTLRQLMLAGQTIQSHTLHLYFLVLADYFNTESGIEFAKKYPEDAKEFLALRDFGNRIIEVIGGRTIHPLTPKVGGFTKLPDTKKLAQLLAEIPQNMAAAKKMLNVISGVPLPKFNRSTNYVALHDNIGYLPYEGMISSTQNHPMSVEKFIKTIRETETVSTPSKRAKIHSRSYLVGALSRLNLNSKKLNQEAAIELKKLNIPIPCFNSFYNNIAQAIEIVHLMEEVRILLSEYLSEINSFELNDINNQFKPKSSYGVGALEAPRGTLFHAYKIDKDGLITATNIITPTVQSITNLEEDLKVWLKTRERGSQINIEEEKKNIMKLIRAYDPCITCATH is encoded by the coding sequence ATGAAAATTGTTATCGATCATATCGCTCGTATCGAAGGCCATGCCGGTTTTATCGGCAAAATAATCAACGGCAAGATTGCCGAGGCTAAAATCGAAACGCAGGAAGGCGCCCGGCTTTTTGAATCTTTGCTTATCGGCCGGCATTATTTCGACGCGCCGGTGATTACGGCGAGGATTTGCGGCGTTTGTCCGGTAATCCATATGTTAACGAGCATTAAAGCAATCGAAAATGCATTTGGAATCGATCCACATCCACTGACAGTCACTCTTCGGCAATTAATGCTTGCCGGGCAAACAATCCAAAGCCATACTTTACATTTGTATTTTTTAGTATTAGCTGATTATTTTAATACCGAAAGCGGAATTGAGTTCGCTAAAAAATATCCCGAAGACGCGAAAGAATTTCTCGCTTTGCGGGATTTTGGCAATAGAATCATAGAAGTTATCGGCGGGAGAACTATTCATCCGCTAACTCCGAAGGTTGGCGGATTCACTAAATTGCCTGATACTAAAAAACTCGCACAGCTACTGGCAGAAATACCGCAGAATATGGCAGCTGCTAAAAAGATGCTTAATGTTATTAGCGGTGTGCCGTTGCCAAAATTCAATCGATCAACAAATTACGTGGCGCTACACGACAACATAGGTTATTTGCCTTATGAAGGCATGATAAGCTCCACGCAAAATCATCCGATGAGCGTTGAAAAATTCATTAAAACCATAAGAGAGACCGAAACTGTCAGCACGCCTTCAAAAAGAGCAAAAATTCATTCAAGAAGCTATTTGGTCGGCGCGCTATCAAGGCTTAATCTGAATTCAAAAAAATTAAATCAAGAAGCGGCAATTGAGCTTAAAAAATTAAACATTCCTATCCCCTGTTTTAATTCTTTTTATAATAATATCGCTCAAGCAATTGAAATAGTGCACTTAATGGAAGAAGTGAGAATATTGCTTAGTGAATATTTATCGGAAATAAATAGTTTTGAGCTAAATGATATCAATAATCAATTCAAGCCAAAATCTTCGTATGGAGTAGGCGCGTTGGAAGCTCCGCGCGGGACGCTTTTCCATGCTTATAAAATCGATAAAGATGGTTTAATTACCGCCACCAATATTATTACACCAACCGTGCAATCCATAACCAATCTTGAAGAAGACTTGAAGGTTTGGCTAAAAACCCGCGAAAGAGGCAGCCAAATCAATATAGAAGAAGAAAAGAAAAACATTATGAAACTTATTCGCGCCTACGACCCGTGCATCACCTGCGCAACTCACTAA
- a CDS encoding NADH:ubiquinone oxidoreductase: MVNDNYITAMPKLKTAIISLTCCEGCQFAILDLGEKLLKITEFLDLDNFRLGSSHKSKGPYDVIFMEGTPITDENITTLIKARQQTKILIALGTCADLGGVAEIKNYSKIGRKEMMDYVYKNVEGINNPKIKPISAYVKVDGKIPGCPIDKDEFVRFTEELIAGKIYKIPDVPVCYECQLRENKCLLQKGQPCFGPVTLGGCGAICPSNNFICEACRGPIRDRNLASLKKILGDRISAKELMKISEIYGAKDDLEKRSE, from the coding sequence ATGGTTAACGATAATTATATTACAGCCATGCCTAAATTAAAAACAGCGATCATCAGCCTGACTTGTTGCGAAGGATGCCAATTCGCAATTTTGGATTTGGGAGAAAAATTATTAAAAATTACCGAATTTCTGGATTTGGATAATTTTCGCCTTGGTTCCAGCCATAAAAGCAAAGGTCCATATGATGTGATCTTCATGGAAGGTACGCCGATCACCGATGAAAATATTACCACGCTGATCAAAGCCAGACAGCAAACAAAGATCCTTATAGCCCTTGGAACCTGCGCTGATCTGGGAGGAGTCGCTGAGATTAAAAATTATTCCAAGATCGGACGCAAAGAAATGATGGATTATGTCTATAAAAACGTCGAGGGTATCAACAACCCAAAGATCAAGCCGATTTCCGCTTATGTGAAAGTTGACGGAAAAATTCCAGGCTGCCCTATCGACAAAGATGAATTCGTGAGATTTACGGAAGAATTAATTGCCGGAAAAATCTACAAAATTCCCGATGTTCCGGTTTGCTATGAATGCCAGCTAAGAGAAAATAAATGCTTATTGCAAAAAGGACAGCCCTGTTTCGGCCCGGTCACTCTCGGCGGCTGCGGCGCTATTTGCCCGTCAAATAATTTTATCTGTGAAGCTTGCCGCGGACCGATTCGGGACAGAAACTTAGCCAGCCTTAAAAAAATACTAGGAGACAGAATATCAGCCAAAGAACTGATGAAGATCTCGGAAATCTACGGAGCTAAAGACGATCTAGAAAAACGATCGGAATAA
- the hypE gene encoding hydrogenase expression/formation protein HypE yields the protein MSSIFKNSSISLDIGAGGAASWEFFKNLRKILNFTGKWTNTGDDGAVFDLAPLLSLRAKRSNLLRMQDLNLKQVEGLLRRATPRNDKIESSLKLVMTTDAFIIDPIFFPGGDIGKIAMCGTINDLSVMGATPLGIALSFIIEEGFPTSDLEKIICSINKISRQTNTPIVTGDTKVTNKGKIDKIAFTTTGIGLAEKIISNNGARPGDKVIASGDLGEHGAVILAHRFNYKTRLKSDSQPILAEMQAVRKYLTSAKDPTRGGLAENLNEIAEKSKIKIVLDEKNLPYKKEVMSIGNLLGIDIMALPSEGRFIATVPAKFADKTIKILEKYNKTAKIIGSIKHGKGVFLNTESGGLRPIEMPRGKLVPRIC from the coding sequence ATGTCAAGTATCTTCAAAAATTCATCCATTTCCCTTGATATCGGCGCGGGCGGAGCCGCTTCGTGGGAATTCTTCAAAAACCTAAGAAAAATCCTTAATTTTACCGGCAAATGGACCAATACCGGAGATGATGGCGCAGTATTTGATTTAGCTCCCTTGCTGTCATTGCGAGCGAAGCGAAGCAATCTCTTGCGAATGCAAGATTTAAATCTCAAACAAGTTGAGGGATTGCTTCGTCGCGCTACTCCTCGCAATGACAAAATAGAATCATCCTTGAAGCTCGTCATGACAACCGATGCTTTTATCATTGACCCGATATTTTTCCCGGGCGGCGATATTGGCAAGATCGCGATGTGCGGCACGATCAATGATTTATCGGTAATGGGCGCAACTCCGCTTGGGATTGCGTTAAGTTTTATCATTGAAGAAGGATTCCCCACTTCTGACCTGGAAAAAATAATTTGTTCAATAAACAAAATTTCTCGTCAAACTAATACCCCAATTGTCACCGGCGACACCAAAGTAACCAATAAAGGAAAAATCGATAAAATCGCCTTTACCACAACCGGCATTGGACTTGCAGAGAAAATTATTTCTAATAACGGCGCAAGGCCAGGCGATAAAGTCATTGCTTCCGGTGACTTGGGCGAACACGGCGCAGTGATTTTGGCGCATCGTTTTAATTACAAAACCCGGCTTAAAAGCGACAGCCAACCAATATTGGCGGAAATGCAAGCGGTGAGAAAATATCTTACATCTGCCAAAGATCCGACCCGCGGCGGCTTAGCGGAAAATCTCAATGAAATCGCGGAAAAGTCAAAAATTAAAATTGTTCTTGATGAAAAAAATCTTCCTTATAAAAAAGAGGTGATGTCTATTGGCAATCTTTTAGGAATTGATATTATGGCTTTGCCATCCGAAGGAAGATTTATTGCCACTGTGCCGGCTAAATTCGCCGATAAAACCATTAAAATTCTTGAAAAATATAATAAAACCGCCAAGATCATCGGCAGTATCAAGCACGGCAAAGGTGTTTTTCTAAATACCGAATCCGGCGGATTGCGACCAATTGAAATGCCAAGAGGAAAATTAGTGCCGAGAATTTGTTAA
- the hypD gene encoding hydrogenase formation protein HypD: MVFFGLGFETTTPMTASAIKHGLTVYSSHKAFVPAMKALLDTPQLKIDGFINPGHVSAIIGSKPYAQFKLPQVIAGFEANDVLITIYMLLKQIAENRAEVENQYVRVVRPEGNPKAMKLISEVFALGDAYWRGIGKIPNSGFEIRSKYSQFDAKIKYKNILKNCHPELARLAESKRVEGSGSTNCICGAILRGLKEPRDCKLFNKKCTPDNPIGACMVSSEGACGIEAKFQI, from the coding sequence ATTGTTTTTTTCGGGCTTGGATTTGAAACAACTACTCCAATGACCGCAAGCGCAATCAAACACGGACTTACGGTCTATTCCTCGCACAAAGCTTTTGTGCCGGCAATGAAAGCGCTTCTTGATACTCCGCAACTTAAAATAGACGGGTTTATTAATCCTGGCCATGTTTCCGCGATTATCGGCTCAAAACCTTATGCGCAATTCAAGCTTCCGCAAGTAATCGCTGGATTTGAAGCAAATGATGTTCTAATAACAATTTATATGCTCTTAAAACAAATCGCGGAAAATCGAGCAGAGGTGGAAAATCAATATGTTCGCGTAGTGCGGCCTGAAGGAAATCCCAAGGCCATGAAATTGATCAGTGAAGTTTTTGCGCTCGGCGATGCATATTGGCGAGGAATCGGAAAAATTCCCAATTCCGGATTTGAGATCCGCTCAAAATATTCGCAATTCGACGCAAAAATAAAATATAAAAATATTCTAAAAAACTGTCACCCTGAGCTTGCTCGCCTCGCTGAGTCGAAGCGGGTCGAGGGGTCTGGTAGTACCAATTGTATCTGCGGCGCGATTCTTCGCGGTTTAAAAGAACCTCGCGATTGCAAGTTGTTCAATAAAAAATGCACCCCGGATAATCCAATTGGTGCGTGTATGGTTTCTTCCGAAGGCGCTTGCGGGATAGAGGCGAAGTTTCAAATATAA
- a CDS encoding HypC/HybG/HupF family hydrogenase formation chaperone produces the protein MCLAIPGKIKSIDIKTHHATVSFNGIEKNINTEIVDVAKGDYVIVHAGFAIEKLDKNEAEETLKLFKKINV, from the coding sequence GTGTGCTTAGCTATTCCCGGAAAAATCAAATCGATCGACATTAAAACTCACCATGCGACAGTGAGTTTTAATGGCATAGAAAAAAATATTAATACAGAGATCGTTGACGTTGCAAAAGGAGATTACGTGATAGTGCACGCGGGATTTGCGATCGAGAAACTCGATAAAAATGAGGCGGAAGAAACTCTGAAATTGTTTAAAAAAATAAATGTGTGA
- a CDS encoding FAD/NAD(P)-binding protein — MRNQYKTYPLVITNIESQSAMVKLFTLKPDDRKDIKCETDEKKIVKCWWPGQFIALSIPGFGEAPFAVCSSPTLCSEFQICVQKKGELTSKLFSMSVGDEVYFRGPYGNGFPLSKMNKRNIALVAGGLGLVPLRPLIQMLCNHPGEFGEIQLFSGCREEKMLLFKNEYRNWEKTIELNLTLDIAHENWTGSTGLVTTLFDKTPLAKDPIVIMCGPPVMFFPVIQKLKNKKVAESDIYVLLERRMNCGVGVCQHCVLVNGKYVCRDGPVFNYAGLKDSPGAI; from the coding sequence ATGAGAAATCAATATAAAACTTATCCGCTCGTGATCACTAATATTGAAAGCCAAAGCGCCATGGTTAAGCTTTTTACGCTTAAGCCGGATGATAGGAAAGATATTAAATGCGAAACGGATGAAAAAAAAATAGTTAAATGCTGGTGGCCCGGACAATTTATCGCTCTTTCTATTCCCGGCTTTGGCGAAGCGCCATTTGCCGTCTGTTCGTCCCCCACTCTCTGCAGCGAATTTCAGATTTGCGTGCAAAAAAAAGGCGAATTGACAAGCAAACTTTTTTCAATGTCGGTTGGCGATGAGGTTTATTTTCGCGGCCCATACGGCAATGGATTCCCTCTTTCGAAAATGAACAAAAGGAACATCGCGCTTGTCGCTGGCGGATTGGGGTTAGTCCCTCTAAGACCGCTCATTCAAATGCTTTGCAATCACCCCGGCGAATTCGGCGAAATCCAGCTGTTTAGCGGATGCCGCGAAGAAAAAATGTTACTGTTTAAAAATGAATATAGAAACTGGGAAAAAACCATTGAATTGAATCTTACATTAGATATAGCTCACGAAAATTGGACCGGCAGTACCGGACTGGTTACGACGCTTTTTGACAAAACGCCTCTGGCAAAAGACCCGATAGTAATAATGTGCGGCCCGCCGGTAATGTTTTTTCCCGTAATTCAAAAATTAAAAAATAAAAAAGTGGCGGAAAGCGATATTTACGTTTTGCTTGAACGGCGAATGAATTGCGGAGTCGGCGTTTGCCAGCATTGTGTTTTAGTTAACGGTAAATACGTCTGCCGAGACGGTCCGGTATTCAATTACGCCGGGCTTAAAGATTCGCCAGGAGCGATATAA